GCTGAAAATGCGTCTCAAAATCAACTGCCGAAACAATTTAGACCAAAGAAAAACTGCATATAAAAAGATTTATATTTATAATATGTAAATCATTTTTTATTAATCACTTGTTTGTGGTTTTTTCCCCAGACAACCATTTGTTCCAATATGGGCAACAACGAATAGGTGTATTGAGATAACTTGTATTCTACTGAAAGCGGACTATCAAAAACCTTTCTTTCAATTAATTTGTTTTCTTCAAGGTGTTTCAACTCTTTTGATAATACCCGTGTGGTAATGTTTGGGACATTTCGTTGTATTTCCCGATAACGACTACAACCTTTGTTCAATGCCGTCAATATAGGCATTTTCCATTTCCCGCCTATTACAAATAATGTGTCTTGCAAGTGTTTCATTGCTTCTTCGTCTGTCATTCCTTTCATAATTCATTTTGGTATCCTTTTGAATACTGGTTGTAAAAGTATATCATTTTACTGATACCTTTACATTAAAAATTAAACGAAATGAGTAATAAGAAAGTAGCATTAATCACAGGTGCTTCGGCAGGAATGGGTAAAGAAACTGCAAAACTGTTAGTACAAAAAGGCTATATCGTATATGGTGTAGCTCGTAGAACAGAAAAAATGAAAGACTTGGAAAAATTGGGTGTCCACACATTAGAAATGGACATTACCAATGATCAATCAATGGTCATGGTTGTAGAAAAAATTATTGCAACCGAAAAACGGATTGACGTATTAGTTAATTCCGCAGGTTTTGGCTCTCACGGAGCAATTGAAGACGTGCCAATAGCTGACGCAAGGTATCAACTAGAAGTAAATCTATTTGGCTTGGTAAGA
This Chitinophaga sancti DNA region includes the following protein-coding sequences:
- a CDS encoding helix-turn-helix domain-containing protein, translated to MTDEEAMKHLQDTLFVIGGKWKMPILTALNKGCSRYREIQRNVPNITTRVLSKELKHLEENKLIERKVFDSPLSVEYKLSQYTYSLLPILEQMVVWGKNHKQVINKK